The following are encoded together in the Deltaproteobacteria bacterium genome:
- a CDS encoding LptF/LptG family permease — MGVLPRYFLARFTVAFAAVLVVLVLAVGVVELLGDFDDVVGSTEGFTGALLFVVLRIPSQWLPLLVPVAAFAAAFVALGTAARSLEFVAIKAGGVSPLRVLVPVALAGVVVSGLGLAANETVGVRAHEAWRRHVGGEDQVEFRRGSFWYHKGRYVYNVRDADPGARQLHEVAIFELDGQGQLVRSIQAVRARIDEDGRWQLEGAVIRRFVPGAPEAPVSFERVAHLELVLTGERALLAAGVQGLSIADLREYREGRAPGDPEAVRAQALLHDRLTEPLSAFVFVLLAIPLGLRVERTRSLAVPALEGVGALFGFWMLREYGLTLATQGVLDPVATPWLTLAAFAAASVWLLARSPR; from the coding sequence ATGGGCGTGCTTCCGCGCTACTTCCTGGCGCGCTTCACCGTCGCCTTCGCCGCCGTGCTGGTGGTGCTCGTGCTGGCGGTGGGCGTGGTCGAGCTGCTCGGCGACTTCGACGACGTCGTGGGGTCCACGGAGGGCTTCACCGGCGCCCTGCTCTTCGTCGTGCTCCGCATTCCTTCGCAATGGCTGCCGCTCCTCGTCCCGGTGGCCGCCTTCGCCGCCGCCTTCGTCGCCCTCGGGACCGCCGCCCGCTCGCTCGAGTTCGTCGCGATCAAGGCCGGGGGCGTCTCGCCGCTCCGCGTGCTGGTGCCGGTCGCCCTGGCCGGCGTGGTGGTCTCCGGGCTCGGACTCGCGGCGAACGAGACGGTGGGCGTTCGCGCCCACGAGGCGTGGCGGCGCCACGTGGGCGGCGAGGACCAGGTCGAGTTCCGCCGTGGCTCGTTCTGGTATCACAAGGGGCGCTACGTCTACAACGTGCGCGACGCCGACCCCGGGGCCCGCCAGCTCCACGAGGTGGCGATCTTCGAGCTCGACGGCCAGGGCCAGCTGGTCCGCAGCATCCAGGCGGTCCGCGCCCGGATCGACGAGGACGGGCGCTGGCAGCTCGAGGGTGCGGTGATCCGCCGCTTCGTCCCCGGCGCGCCGGAGGCGCCGGTCTCCTTCGAGCGGGTGGCGCACCTCGAGCTCGTCCTCACGGGGGAGCGGGCGCTGCTCGCGGCCGGCGTGCAGGGGCTCTCGATCGCCGACCTGCGCGAGTACCGCGAGGGCCGCGCGCCGGGCGATCCCGAGGCGGTCCGCGCCCAGGCCCTGCTCCACGACCGCCTCACCGAGCCGCTCTCGGCCTTCGTGTTCGTGCTGCTCGCGATTCCCCTCGGCCTGCGGGTGGAGCGCACCCGCAGCCTCGCGGTGCCAGCGCTCGAGGGTGTCGGCGCGCTGTTCGGGTTCTGGATGCTCCGCGAGTACGGGCTCACCCTGGCCACGCAGGGTGTGCTCGACCCGGTCGCCACGCCCTGGCTGACCCTGGCCGCCTTCGCTGCGGCGAGTGTCTGGCTCCTGGCCCGCTCGCCCCGCTGA
- a CDS encoding protease modulator HflC, protein MRRLLFVLLVLSAIGAALIWLGEVGWGPVVITHEDEQKIVLFLGSPISVRAEPGISLRPPFAEVHVFDRRFQYLGSQPQQMQTRDAERPVIDHYVVWRIADPLRFFSDFPQGMQQAEAQVDRIARSDVRDVVGQRTMQDLVADARNEIMTAITEQSAGRLREFGIEVRDVRINRVELPETTEANVFARMRAERERLARKYRAEGEEEGRRIRAEADRDARVTVAEARKQAEILRGEGDAEAARVYAEAHTVAPDFYGFVRRLDAYRKTIGEGTTLVLPTDEGFFDLLSGGRAAGAPPPLR, encoded by the coding sequence ATGAGGCGGCTGCTCTTCGTGCTGCTGGTGCTGTCGGCGATCGGCGCCGCGTTGATCTGGCTCGGCGAGGTGGGCTGGGGTCCGGTCGTCATCACCCACGAGGACGAGCAGAAGATCGTCCTGTTCCTGGGCAGCCCGATCTCGGTCCGGGCCGAGCCGGGGATCTCGCTGCGCCCGCCCTTCGCGGAGGTGCACGTCTTCGACCGGCGCTTCCAGTACCTCGGCTCCCAGCCGCAGCAGATGCAGACGCGCGACGCCGAGCGGCCGGTGATCGATCACTACGTGGTGTGGCGGATCGCCGATCCGCTGCGCTTCTTCTCGGACTTCCCGCAGGGCATGCAGCAGGCCGAGGCCCAGGTGGATCGCATCGCCCGCTCCGACGTCCGGGACGTGGTGGGCCAGCGCACCATGCAGGACCTGGTCGCGGATGCCCGCAACGAGATCATGACCGCGATCACGGAGCAGAGCGCGGGCCGCCTGCGCGAGTTCGGGATCGAGGTGCGCGACGTGCGCATCAACCGCGTCGAGCTGCCCGAGACGACCGAGGCGAACGTCTTCGCCCGCATGCGCGCCGAGCGTGAGCGGCTCGCGCGCAAGTACCGCGCCGAGGGCGAGGAGGAGGGCCGCCGGATCCGTGCCGAGGCGGACCGGGACGCCCGCGTCACGGTGGCCGAGGCGCGCAAGCAGGCCGAGATCCTGCGCGGCGAGGGTGACGCCGAGGCCGCACGGGTCTACGCCGAAGCCCACACCGTGGCGCCGGATTTCTACGGCTTCGTGCGGCGGCTCGACGCCTATCGCAAGACGATCGGCGAGGGCACCACGCTGGTGCTCCCGACGGACGAGGGCTTCTTCGACCTGCTCTCGGGCGGCCGCGCAGCGGGCGCTCCACCGCCGCTCCGATGA
- the pilB gene encoding type IV-A pilus assembly ATPase PilB, translating to MNERIGELLVQKNVITADQLQKARQEARSKGERLGHQITKLGFLQESELTDFVAKQYGLPTIDLGDFEVDPDVIRLVPEEVALKHTVIPVNRAGATLILATADPSNIFAIDDIKFLTGYNVEVVVASEEQIKACIDRYYDQSSSFADVMGDLDVEDLELVQDDDDVDVSELARESEDAPVVKLVNLILTDAVKRVASDIHIEPYEKEFRVRYRIDGVLYEVMKPPLKLRNAITSRLKIMSELDIAERRLPQDGRIKLKMGRGKEMDFRVSVLPTLFGEKVVLRLLDKGNLQLDMTKLGFEAQQLSVFQDCIHRPYGMVLVTGPTGSGKTTTLYSALSELNKISENISTAEDPVEFNLAGINQVQMHEDIGLNFAASLRSFLRQDPDIIMVGEIRDFETAEIAIKAALTGHLVLSTLHTNDAPSTVNRLLNMGIEPFLVASSVNCILAQRLARRICEECKDKDVETVKQALLDAGCSEEEAAKAVVYKGRGCRTCSDTGYKGRVALYEVMELTEPLKEFVLNGASAMELKREAIRGGMTTLRRSALNKLLEGTTTLSEVLRVSASDN from the coding sequence GTGAACGAGCGGATCGGCGAGCTGCTCGTCCAGAAGAACGTGATCACGGCGGACCAGCTCCAGAAGGCGCGCCAAGAGGCGCGCTCGAAGGGCGAGCGGCTCGGCCACCAGATCACGAAGCTGGGCTTCCTGCAGGAGTCGGAGCTCACCGACTTCGTCGCCAAGCAGTATGGGCTGCCCACCATCGACCTCGGCGACTTCGAGGTCGATCCCGACGTGATCCGGCTGGTCCCCGAGGAAGTGGCGCTCAAGCACACCGTGATCCCGGTGAACCGCGCCGGCGCCACCCTGATCCTCGCCACCGCCGACCCCTCCAACATCTTCGCGATCGACGACATCAAGTTCCTGACCGGGTACAACGTCGAGGTCGTGGTCGCCTCCGAAGAGCAGATCAAGGCCTGCATCGACCGCTACTACGACCAGTCCTCGAGCTTCGCCGACGTGATGGGCGACCTCGACGTCGAGGACCTCGAGCTGGTCCAGGACGACGACGACGTCGACGTCAGCGAGCTGGCCCGCGAATCCGAGGACGCCCCGGTCGTCAAGCTCGTGAACCTGATCCTCACCGACGCGGTCAAGCGCGTGGCCTCGGACATCCACATCGAGCCCTACGAGAAGGAGTTCCGGGTCCGCTACCGGATCGACGGCGTGCTCTACGAGGTGATGAAGCCGCCGCTCAAGCTGCGCAACGCGATCACCTCGCGGCTCAAGATCATGTCGGAGCTCGACATCGCCGAGCGCCGGCTCCCCCAGGACGGGCGCATCAAGCTGAAGATGGGGCGCGGCAAGGAGATGGACTTCCGCGTCTCGGTGCTGCCCACCCTGTTCGGCGAGAAGGTGGTGCTGCGGCTCCTCGACAAGGGGAACCTCCAGCTCGACATGACCAAGCTCGGCTTCGAGGCCCAGCAGCTCTCGGTGTTCCAGGACTGCATCCACCGGCCCTACGGGATGGTGCTCGTCACCGGCCCCACCGGGTCGGGGAAGACCACCACGCTCTACTCCGCGCTCTCGGAGCTGAACAAGATCAGCGAGAACATCTCCACCGCGGAGGATCCCGTCGAATTCAACCTGGCGGGCATCAACCAGGTGCAGATGCACGAGGACATCGGCCTCAACTTCGCCGCCTCGCTGCGCTCCTTCCTGCGCCAGGACCCCGACATCATCATGGTCGGCGAGATCCGCGACTTCGAGACCGCCGAGATCGCGATCAAGGCGGCCCTCACCGGCCACCTCGTGCTCTCGACCCTGCACACCAACGACGCCCCCTCGACGGTGAACCGGCTCCTCAACATGGGCATCGAGCCGTTCCTGGTCGCGTCGTCGGTGAACTGCATCCTGGCCCAGCGCCTCGCGCGCCGGATCTGCGAGGAGTGCAAGGACAAGGACGTCGAGACCGTCAAGCAGGCGCTGCTCGACGCCGGCTGCAGCGAGGAGGAGGCGGCCAAGGCCGTGGTCTACAAGGGCCGCGGCTGCCGGACCTGCTCCGACACCGGCTACAAGGGCCGGGTCGCGCTCTACGAGGTGATGGAGCTCACCGAGCCGCTGAAGGAGTTCGTGCTCAACGGCGCCTCGGCCATGGAGCTCAAACGCGAGGCGATCCGCGGCGGCATGACGACGCTGCGCCGCTCCGCGCTCAACAAGCTGCTCGAGGGGACCACCACGCTCAGCGAGGTTCTCCGCGTGTCGGCGTCCGACAACTAG
- the hflK gene encoding FtsH protease activity modulator HflK: protein MAKEPRNAPSEERVRRAVGRTVANVSAVLLSVAVLGAWAYFGFYTLEPGQSAVILQLGRYLRTEAQPGLRWHLPPPLESHEIVNVASIDKEEFGVRVEPAAAEGAPAAPARPETAMQTSDANIALVGFVVQYRIKDAFQSRYRIANPRAVLRDAAEASVRRAVGRNTIDAVLTEKRGIIESEAREELQERLDLYESGLEVLGVELLDVQPPTEVRAAFDDVQGANQDRNRTVNEAQAYANEVLPRARAEAVEAVEGARGYRDARIAEATGEAERFRAIAAEYARAPEVVRTRLFLETMEKVLPQAKTYIVQPGSPVLPFLPLEERTRVAAPEAPR, encoded by the coding sequence ATGGCGAAGGAGCCGCGCAACGCGCCGAGCGAGGAGCGGGTCCGGCGCGCCGTCGGGCGCACGGTGGCGAACGTGAGCGCGGTGCTGCTCTCGGTCGCCGTGCTGGGCGCCTGGGCCTACTTCGGCTTCTACACGCTCGAGCCCGGCCAGTCCGCCGTGATCCTCCAGCTCGGGCGCTACCTGCGCACCGAGGCGCAGCCGGGCCTGCGCTGGCACCTGCCGCCGCCGCTCGAGAGCCACGAGATCGTGAACGTCGCCTCGATCGACAAGGAGGAGTTCGGGGTCCGGGTGGAGCCGGCGGCCGCGGAGGGCGCGCCGGCGGCGCCCGCCCGGCCCGAGACCGCGATGCAGACCAGCGACGCGAACATCGCGCTGGTCGGCTTCGTGGTGCAGTACCGGATCAAGGACGCCTTCCAGTCGCGCTACCGGATCGCGAACCCGCGCGCGGTCCTGCGCGACGCCGCCGAGGCCTCGGTGCGCCGGGCGGTCGGGCGCAACACGATCGACGCGGTCCTCACCGAGAAGCGCGGCATCATCGAGAGCGAGGCGCGCGAGGAGCTCCAGGAGCGGCTCGACCTCTACGAGTCGGGCCTCGAGGTGCTCGGCGTCGAGCTTTTGGACGTGCAGCCGCCCACCGAGGTGCGTGCGGCCTTCGACGACGTGCAGGGCGCCAACCAGGACCGCAACCGGACCGTCAACGAGGCCCAGGCCTACGCGAACGAGGTGCTGCCGCGCGCCCGCGCCGAAGCGGTCGAGGCGGTCGAAGGCGCGCGCGGCTATCGCGACGCGCGGATCGCCGAGGCGACCGGCGAGGCGGAGCGCTTCCGCGCGATCGCGGCGGAGTACGCGCGGGCGCCGGAGGTCGTGCGCACCCGGCTGTTCCTGGAGACGATGGAGAAGGTGCTGCCCCAGGCGAAGACCTACATCGTGCAGCCGGGCAGCCCCGTCCTGCCGTTCCTCCCGCTCGAGGAGCGGACCCGCGTGGCCGCTCCGGAGGCTCCCCGATGA
- a CDS encoding lysylphosphatidylglycerol synthase transmembrane domain-containing protein produces the protein MTSPGTVSRRSRWRRWRDPRVWLGIAITALTLWLALRGIDPKVLARDLASANLPLLLAVSIPAYAVAIWVRAVRWRYLTDAIAPIPTASLFRATAVGSLANNVFPLRMGELVRAWALARDQRLDVAPIVGTIVLERLLDAIAVLAMALVIFGVRGTRSGDALVVGLPLLAGALLPLGAVVGMRFAPERAAALTRLLARRLLPERVGASLEDLVRRMADGLGSIQGGRHLWWVAFHSLLLWGVLGVVPFLAGFAALGIDLGSPARTLAASYVVLAAVGIAIALPSAPGFFGPYHLAAREALARFGVGEAQALALGTLSHAVFWLVTSALGLLVLRSRATRLEDLAGAADPEPSPPPPAGP, from the coding sequence ATGACGTCGCCCGGTACCGTGTCACGGCGCTCTCGCTGGCGGCGCTGGCGTGATCCCCGGGTCTGGCTCGGCATCGCGATCACCGCCCTGACGCTCTGGCTCGCGCTTCGCGGCATCGACCCGAAGGTGCTGGCGCGCGATCTGGCCAGCGCCAACCTGCCGCTGCTCCTTGCCGTCTCGATCCCCGCCTACGCGGTCGCGATCTGGGTACGCGCGGTGCGCTGGCGCTACCTCACGGACGCGATCGCGCCGATTCCGACGGCGTCGCTGTTCCGCGCCACCGCGGTCGGCTCGCTCGCGAACAACGTGTTCCCGCTCCGGATGGGCGAGCTGGTGCGAGCCTGGGCACTGGCCCGCGACCAGCGCCTCGACGTGGCGCCGATCGTAGGCACGATCGTGCTCGAGCGCCTGCTCGACGCGATTGCGGTGCTGGCGATGGCACTCGTGATCTTCGGCGTCCGCGGCACCCGCTCGGGCGACGCGCTCGTGGTCGGGCTGCCGCTCCTGGCCGGGGCGCTCCTCCCGCTCGGTGCGGTCGTGGGGATGCGCTTCGCGCCCGAGCGTGCGGCGGCGCTGACCCGCCTCCTCGCGCGCCGGCTCCTGCCCGAGCGCGTCGGCGCCTCGCTCGAGGATCTGGTGCGCCGCATGGCCGACGGGCTCGGATCGATCCAGGGCGGCCGTCACCTCTGGTGGGTGGCGTTCCACTCGCTGCTCCTCTGGGGGGTGCTCGGGGTCGTGCCGTTCCTCGCCGGCTTCGCGGCGCTCGGCATCGATCTGGGCTCACCGGCCCGGACGCTGGCCGCGTCCTACGTGGTGCTGGCGGCGGTGGGCATCGCGATCGCCCTGCCGTCGGCGCCCGGCTTCTTCGGCCCCTACCACCTGGCGGCCCGTGAGGCGCTGGCCCGCTTCGGCGTCGGCGAGGCCCAGGCGCTGGCGCTCGGCACGCTCTCGCACGCGGTGTTCTGGCTCGTGACCAGCGCGCTCGGCCTGCTGGTGCTCCGCAGCCGCGCCACCCGCCTCGAGGATCTCGCCGGGGCGGCCGATCCGGAGCCGTCCCCGCCGCCCCCCGCCGGGCCCTGA
- a CDS encoding bifunctional riboflavin kinase/FAD synthetase produces the protein MRVVRGSEALERPPHQAVLTIGNFDGVHIGHRTILRTVIDRARALDGEAVVYTFDPHPRKVLAGQRAPDLLTTTEQKLELLAAARIDLVVLEPFTPAFARTPPERFVRECIHARIAPREVYVGYDFHFGHDREGSMRTLTELGPRLGFAVTIIPEVTIGSRDVSSTRIRERLGAGEVEEAALLLGRPHAIRGRVVRGDQRGRTLGFPTANLAPESELLPGHGVYAGHVRLLDEPAAGAPGPAAGARFPAVVNVGRRPTFAPDAAPLAEAHLLDFAGDLYGRRIEVGFETRLREERRFPGPEALREQIGRDVAEARRRLAGT, from the coding sequence GTGAGGGTGGTCCGCGGCAGCGAAGCGCTCGAACGCCCGCCGCACCAGGCGGTGCTGACGATCGGGAACTTCGATGGGGTTCACATCGGGCACCGCACGATCCTGCGCACCGTCATCGACCGTGCGCGCGCGCTCGATGGCGAGGCGGTCGTCTACACCTTCGATCCGCACCCCCGCAAGGTGCTCGCCGGCCAGCGCGCGCCGGACCTGCTCACCACGACCGAGCAGAAGCTCGAGCTGCTGGCGGCAGCCCGGATCGACCTGGTGGTGCTGGAGCCCTTCACGCCGGCCTTCGCGCGCACGCCGCCCGAGCGCTTCGTGCGCGAGTGCATCCACGCGCGCATCGCGCCGCGCGAGGTGTACGTCGGCTACGACTTCCACTTCGGCCACGATCGCGAGGGCTCGATGCGGACCTTGACCGAGCTCGGCCCGCGGCTCGGCTTCGCGGTGACGATCATCCCCGAGGTCACGATCGGGAGCCGGGACGTGAGCTCGACGCGGATCCGCGAGCGGCTCGGCGCCGGCGAGGTCGAGGAGGCGGCGCTGCTGCTCGGACGCCCCCATGCGATCCGCGGCCGGGTGGTGCGTGGCGACCAGCGCGGCCGCACGCTCGGCTTCCCGACGGCGAACCTGGCGCCGGAGAGCGAGCTGCTGCCGGGGCACGGGGTCTACGCGGGCCACGTGCGGCTGCTCGACGAGCCCGCCGCCGGCGCGCCCGGGCCGGCCGCGGGCGCCCGCTTCCCGGCCGTCGTCAACGTGGGCCGGCGCCCGACCTTCGCGCCCGACGCCGCACCGCTCGCGGAGGCGCACCTGCTCGACTTCGCGGGCGACCTCTACGGCCGCCGCATCGAGGTCGGCTTCGAGACGCGGCTGCGCGAGGAGCGCCGCTTCCCGGGCCCCGAGGCGCTCCGCGAGCAGATCGGCCGCGACGTCGCGGAGGCGCGCCGCCGGCTGGCGGGGACGTAG
- a CDS encoding type IV pilus twitching motility protein PilT: MANLHQLLKAMIEKGASDLHITTNSPPQLRVDGKLQPLKMPPLSPAETKQICYSILTDAQKHKFEENSELDLSFGVRGLSRFRANIFMQRGAVAGAFRAIPYKVISIEELGLPKAIVDITKKPRGLVLVTGPTGSGKSTTLASIIDRINSERHDHIVTVEDPIEYLHPHKSCVVNQREVGADTKGFTTALKYILRQDPDVVLIGEMRDLETIEAALTVAETGHLAFATLHTNSCVQTINRIVDVFPPYQQSQVRAQLSFVLEGVLCQSLLPRANGPGRALAIELMIPNPAIRNLIREDKIHQIYSQMQIGQEKYGMQTMNQSLASLYQRRMISMDDALARSHDVEELKSLIQGGGGTVVQRRMAGA; this comes from the coding sequence ATGGCCAACCTGCATCAGCTTCTCAAGGCGATGATCGAGAAGGGGGCGAGCGACCTCCACATCACCACCAACAGCCCCCCGCAGCTGCGCGTGGACGGCAAGCTGCAGCCGCTCAAGATGCCGCCGCTCTCGCCCGCCGAGACCAAGCAGATCTGCTACTCGATCCTGACCGACGCGCAGAAGCACAAGTTCGAGGAGAACAGCGAGCTCGACCTGTCCTTCGGCGTACGCGGGCTCTCGCGCTTCCGCGCCAACATCTTCATGCAGCGCGGCGCGGTGGCCGGCGCCTTCCGCGCGATCCCCTACAAGGTGATCAGCATCGAGGAGCTCGGGCTCCCGAAGGCAATCGTCGACATCACGAAGAAGCCGCGCGGGCTGGTGCTGGTCACGGGGCCGACCGGCTCGGGCAAGTCGACCACGCTGGCCAGCATCATCGACCGCATCAACAGCGAGCGCCACGACCACATCGTGACGGTCGAGGACCCGATCGAGTACCTGCACCCGCACAAGAGCTGCGTGGTCAACCAGCGCGAAGTGGGCGCCGACACCAAGGGCTTCACGACCGCGCTCAAGTACATCCTGCGCCAGGACCCGGACGTGGTGCTGATCGGCGAGATGCGCGACCTCGAGACGATCGAGGCGGCGCTGACCGTGGCCGAGACCGGCCACCTGGCCTTCGCCACGCTGCACACGAACTCGTGCGTGCAGACCATCAACCGGATCGTCGACGTCTTCCCGCCCTACCAGCAGTCGCAGGTGCGGGCGCAGCTCTCCTTCGTGCTCGAGGGCGTGCTGTGCCAGTCGCTGCTGCCGCGGGCCAACGGGCCGGGGCGCGCGCTCGCGATCGAGCTGATGATCCCGAACCCCGCGATCCGCAACCTGATCCGCGAGGACAAGATCCACCAGATCTACTCGCAGATGCAGATCGGGCAGGAGAAGTACGGGATGCAGACGATGAACCAGTCGCTGGCCTCGCTCTACCAGCGCCGGATGATCAGCATGGACGACGCGCTCGCGCGCAGCCACGACGTGGAAGAGCTGAAGAGCCTGATCCAGGGCGGGGGCGGGACGGTCGTCCAGCGCCGGATGGCGGGCGCCTGA